The DNA sequence AGCGTCTTGGGCGAGATCCCCAACGCTTCCGCCGCGCGCCCCTGATGCCACCCCACCGCCTGCAGCGTGTCGGCGATATAGGCGCGTTCGACCGCTTCGAGCGTGCGCGGCGCGGGCCCGGTGCCGCTGGTGCCCGATGCGGTCGTCACGGCGGCCGCGGGTGACGCGGCGCGGTCGTCGGCGCGCGCTCCCGGGCGTGCGTCGCGCGCGGCACCGCTCTCGGCGGCCGTCAGGTCGGCCGCCGTGACCTCAGCCGCGGTCGTCAGCTGCGCTGCCCGCCGCACGCTGTCCACCAGCGCGCGCACGTTGCCGGGCCAGTCGCGCGACTCGAGCCACGCGATCGCGTCGGCCGAGAGCGTGCGCCCGGACGGCAGCGCGGCCGTCGCCAGCAGGGGGACATCCACCGCGCGCTCCCGCAGGGGCGGCAGCACGACGCGCACCGCCGACAACGTATGCGCGGCCTCCGCATCGAGCCCGCCCTCCGCCACGAGCACGTCCGGGTCGCGCATGAGCGCCACCACGACGCGACACTCCAGCGGTACCGGCTGGGTGCCGCCCTGGCGCACGAACCAGCCGCGCGCCACGGCCTCGGCGATCTGCCGCTGGGCCGCGTGATCGAGCCGCGCAAAGGCGCGCACGAAGAGCGTGCCGCCGGCGGCCGCCTCGAGCGCCCCCACCTGCACAACGGGTTCCGCCCCCGGCACTTCCGTGCCCAGCAGGCGCGCCAACGCCCCCGGCGTGTCCACGGCCGCGTTGCACTCGATCCAGGCCGCATCGGCCCCGCGTCCGTCGTGCAGCCAGCGGGCAAACGCACGCTTGCCCACGCCGGCTTCGCCCCACACCAGCACCGGCGCATCGTCAGCCCGCAAAGGCTCGAGGGTGGCAAGCACCGCGCGCAGCGGCGCGTACTGCGTCACGAACGCCGGTGCGGCGCTCGTGTCGATCGCCAGCCGCGCGCGGAGGCGATGATTCTCGCGCACCAGCATGCGCTTCTCCCAGGCGCGTCGAATGACCGCTTCGATCTCGGCCATGCGATACGGCTTGGAGAGCACGTCGTAGGCCCCCAGCCGCAGCGCGGCCAGGGCGGTCTCCACGGTACCGTTGCCGGTGATGATGAGAATCTCCGGGGGCGTCGATTCCTCGCGCACGCGGCGGAGCACTTCGAGCCCATCCATCTCCGGCATCACCACATCGAGCAACGCCACATCGAACGGCGCGGTGCGCAGCGCGTCGAGCGCCGCCCGTCCATCGCGGACGGCGGTCACGGCAAAGCCGCGCGCCGTCAGGAACTGCTCCAGAATGGCGCCCAGATGCGGCTCGTCGTCCGCGAGCAGCACCCGGATGCCGGTGCGAGGTGTCGTCACGCCTCCTCCATGGGCAGCGAGACCCGGAACGTCGCCCCGCTCCCTTCGGGCGACACGAGTTCCAGCGCTCCGCCGTGATCGTTCACAATGCCGTAACAGATGGCCAGGCCAAGACCGGTGCCCTGCCCCGGCGGCTTGGTCGTGAAGAATGGTTCAAAGACCTTCGCCTGCAGGTGACGGGGCACACCGGGCCCTTCATCCGCCACTTCGATAAGGGCCCGCGGGGCACCGCCCGGCGTGCGATCGGGACGGGTCCGGATGGTCACCGCCTTGCCCTCGGGCGTGACGTCCATCGCGTTCATGGCGAGCGCGATGAGCACCTGCACCAGTTGGTCGGCGTCGCCGGAGATGAGCAGCGCGCCCGGCGGCGCCAGCTCCGTCACGAGGCGAATGCGCCGAAAGCGGGGATGATGCTGGAGCAGGAACAGCCCCTGCTGCACCACGCTGCTCACATCGATCGGTTCGCGCCCGGCGGCCTTGGGGCGCGAGAAATCGAGCAGCCCGTTTACGATCTTCTTGCAGCGCTCGACCTCGAGATCGATGATCTTGAGCATCTCGCGCGGCGGCGGACCGGCGCCGTCCATTTCCTGCTGCAGCGCCATCGACTCGGCGCACGCCGAAATCGTGGCCAGCGGGTTGTTGATCTCGTGCATGACACCGGCCGCAAGCTGCCCGAGCGCGGCGAGCTTCTCGGTTTGCGCTCTGCGGTCGAAGGCGGCACGCAGGTCGGTGATGTCTTCACCCACGGTGATCACATGCGTGACCAGCGTACTCCCGAGCCGCATCGGAATCTTGGAGATGCGGAACGTGCGCCGTTCACCGAACGCGTCGCTTTCCATCTGGAACTGCTGCAGCGTGCCGCTGCGAAACACCTCATCGAACTCGGCGCGCAGTCGGTCGGCGGGCTGGCGGCTCAACACTTCGAAGATCGTCCGGCCGATAGCATCATGCCGCGCGACGCCCTGCAGGCCGGTCTCGCGCTTGTGATTCCAAGCGTGAATCCGATAGTCGCGGTCAACGACATACAGGCCGACCGGCAGGGAGTCCACCACACACTCGATGAAAGCCCGCTGATTCGCGACCTCGCGCACCCGCTCGGTGACTTCGCGTTCGAGCTGCCGCGTGTAGCGGTCGCGCGCGTGCGCGATGCCGAGCAGCCCCGCGACGGTGCGCGCGAGCGCCTGCTCATCGTCGGCGAGCATCTGCCCCCGCTGCACGGTGAGGGTCCCGATGCCCTCGGCGCCGCCACTAACGGCGAATTGCGCGCTCGACGCCGCATCGGCGACGACCGGCGAGGTCCACACGATTGCGGGGGCGTCGGCCGCCGTGGCCGCATAGGTGACCGTGGTGGCCTCGAGCGCGCTGCCCAGGCGCCCGAGTACCGCGGGGAGCGCCAGCGCGGGGTCGCCGGACGCCGAGAGCAAGGCGGCCGTGTCGGCGGCGGCGGCGAGCAGGGCGGCTGTGGTAGGCATCGAACTCCTCGGAGAACACACCGGCTGAAGATCACCGGCCGATCAGCGCCGATCGTCGCAAGGTAGGAGATGTGCGGGCACCGGACAAGATGACCGAGAACTGCCAAGCAGACAGGCTGGTGCCGGAGCGGCAGACCCTGCTCCGAGGAATCCGTTCAGGGTGGCCGACTTCGTCGGGTACGGCACCTGCTCCTTGCTCGGACAGAGGCCGCGCTGGCGTTCCGGCGCTCGGCCGATCAACCACCTTCTGCTTCAGGAGTTGCCGCCATGACGATCCATACGATTCCGCTGATGCCGACCGCCTCGTCCACGCTTTCGCTGCGGCGGGAGCTCGACCGGATCTTTGACGATGTCTTTGTGAACCGTCCGGCCACGGCCTGGCAGCCGACGGCCGATGCGCGCGAGGACAGCACGGGCTTCACGCTAACCCTCGACGTGCCCGGGGTCTCGCCCGACTCGGTGGAGGTCCTCGCCGAGGACAGCACGCTCACCGTGAAGGGCACGCGGCCGGCGACCACGCTCGCGGAGGGGGAGCGCACGCTCTTCGCGGAGCGCAGCCAGGGCGCGTTCCTGCGGCGCTTCCGCCTTCCGAAGAGCGCCGATCCGCAGGCCATCTCGGCGACGTACGCGCACGGCGTCCTGTCGCTCCGCATCGGGAAGCTGGCGCCGGCGCAGCCGCGGCGCGTGCCGGTGACGGTGGGCGAGGCCGTCGTTCAGGGCTGACCGCGCGGCTCCGTTCACGAAAAAAAGGGGCGCCCATACTGGGCGCCCCTTTTCACGTCAGGCCGGACCGGCGATCAGCCAGTCACGTTCTTGATAGCCGCGAGGATTTCCGCATTCTCGCGCTTGAGACCCGGATGCGCCTCCACATGCACCCACCGCACGACCCCCGTGGTGTCGATCAGGATGTAGGCGCGCTCGGCGAAGAAGGCATCGGGCCGGAGCACTCCATAGGCAACGGTGGCTTCCCGCTTGAAGTCGGAGAGGAGCTGCACCTTCATGTCGTACTTGCTGCGAAACTCCTTCAACGACGGCACGGCATCCACTGAAATGGGAAGCACTTCGACGCCGGCAGCCGAGAAGGCATCGAAATCGTCGCCGAAGGCACACAATTCGCTAGTGCAGACACTGGTGAACGCGAGCGGGAAGAAGGCCAGGAGCACATGACGGTGGCCGCGAAAGCTCGACAGCGTCACGCTCTCGCCGGAGGTCGAGGCGAGTGTGAAGTCGGGCGCTACGGTTCCCTCAGCGATCGGCGTCGACGAAACGGTGGTCATCAGGAGGTCGGAAGAATGGTCGCCGGAAGCATCCCATCACAAAACACCGAAATGGGCCCGGGTGTGGATAACAGAGTCGGCCGCGGGCCGCTCCGGGTCTTGCTCATCGATAATGACCGGGACGAGGCGCTTCGTTCCGAGGCGGCGCTGCGCGCTCGCTGGGGGGCGGAGATGACGGTGGTGTCGGCGGCAACGCTGGCCGAGGCGATCCCGCGGCTGATGGCGGCCGACGCCAAGAGCGTGGTCGATGGGGTCGTGCTGGAATGGAATCTGGCCGACGCCGACGGCGTGGCCGCCCTGGCCGGGGTGCGGGGGGCGGCCCCGGAGCTGCCGGTGGTCGTCTACTCGCGCGCGGTCTGCGATGCGAGTGCCATCTGCGCGCTGCGGGCCGGCGCGCTGGAGTGTGCCCATAAGCGCGAGGTCGAGCCGGGCTCGATGGCGCGACTGCTGGCCTTTGCGTTCGAACGCCAGCGGCGGATCGCCGCGCTGGAAGCCGCACGGCTGGACGCCGCGCATCGCGCGACCCACGACCCGCTCACCGGGCTCGCGAACCGGACGCTCTTTCTGGATCACCTCGAGCGGGCGCTCGCGCTTGGCGCGCGGTATGGCCGAAAGACCGGGGTGTTGTTCGTGGATCTCGACGGCTTCAAGGCCGTCAACGATCGGCACGGGCACGCGGCCGGGGATCTGATGCTGAAGGCGGTCGCCGGTCGGTTGCTGGAGAGCGTGCGTCGTTCAGACGCGGTCGCCCGCATCGGTGGTGACGAGTTCGTCGTGCTGCTGACGGACGTGACGAGCCGCCGCGACCTGCTCTACGTGCAGGAGACGATTCTGACGGCGCTGGCCGAGCCGGTGGAGATCGCGAGTGGCGTGGTCGCGGGGGGGGGCGCGAGCATCGGGAGCGCCATGGCGCCACTGGACGGCACGACGGCGCACGGCCTGTTGGCGGCCGCCGACGTGCACATGTACCGAGAGAAGGCCGATGGCGGCAGCAGCGTGCGGGCCACGCGGCCGCGCGCGGGTTCCCCTGGTGCTACGAAGTGGAGCGTATCGGGATCGAACCGATGACCCCCTGCTTGCAAAGCAGGTGCTCTCCCAGCTGAGCTAACGCCCCGAGCGGCGAAATATGACCACCTGCCGGGCCGGCGAGAAGTCCGCGGCCGCCGCCGGTCGGTCCGTTACGAGCCGCTCCCGGGCGTTTCGGTGGCCACCAGAATGGCGGTGAGCAGGAGGACGAGGACGCCGAGCACGACCTCGATGCGCGCGACCCGCGCAAAGCCCGTGGGAATGACCTGCCGGGCGTCGGCATCGCGCGTGCTGCGCCAGTTGAGCCCTCCGAGGACAATCACCACCGCGACGACGACCAGCTTGCGCAGCATGGTGATCGCGTAGTGATCGGTGGTGAGATTGGCGAACGTCACCCCCTGCGAACCGGCGCCGGTGATGCCGGTGAGCGCCAGCACACTGGCGCTGGCCAGCGCGAGCGTGGAGAAGCGTCGGCGAATGCGATGAAACGCCGCGCCATCGCAGGCGAGCCACCCGGTCGCGAGCAGGGCCGCGAGGCCGCCGATCCAGATGCCGGCCGCAAGGAGATGCAGCATGTCCGCGGCCAGCACGGCCGCCGCCCCGAACTCGATGGCCGCGGCGTGCCCACTGAACGCGGCCCCCAACCCCAGCATGAACAGGAGCGCGGCGCGCACCCCCCGCGTGGTCGCATCGGCGGGGCTGTCCGCCAGCAGCGCCAGCGCGACCGTGGCCACCACCTGCGCCATCCACGCCTTCCCCCACGTGGTACCGGTGAGGATCGCCGGAACGCCGCTCCATTCGATGGCGGACGGGGCGCCGTAGATGGCGAGCACCTGCATGA is a window from the Gemmatimonadaceae bacterium genome containing:
- a CDS encoding redoxin domain-containing protein, which translates into the protein MTTVSSTPIAEGTVAPDFTLASTSGESVTLSSFRGHRHVLLAFFPLAFTSVCTSELCAFGDDFDAFSAAGVEVLPISVDAVPSLKEFRSKYDMKVQLLSDFKREATVAYGVLRPDAFFAERAYILIDTTGVVRWVHVEAHPGLKRENAEILAAIKNVTG
- a CDS encoding CopD family protein, translating into MNGLFDVGAPLAVGVRWLLLLAYSGIIGAAVMHDLVIDPRIDSTVAGRLRTLLSRAAWGALAALGLRLIMQVLAIYGAPSAIEWSGVPAILTGTTWGKAWMAQVVATVALALLADSPADATTRGVRAALLFMLGLGAAFSGHAAAIEFGAAAVLAADMLHLLAAGIWIGGLAALLATGWLACDGAAFHRIRRRFSTLALASASVLALTGITGAGSQGVTFANLTTDHYAITMLRKLVVVAVVIVLGGLNWRSTRDADARQVIPTGFARVARIEVVLGVLVLLLTAILVATETPGSGS
- a CDS encoding sigma-54 dependent transcriptional regulator; amino-acid sequence: MTTPRTGIRVLLADDEPHLGAILEQFLTARGFAVTAVRDGRAALDALRTAPFDVALLDVVMPEMDGLEVLRRVREESTPPEILIITGNGTVETALAALRLGAYDVLSKPYRMAEIEAVIRRAWEKRMLVRENHRLRARLAIDTSAAPAFVTQYAPLRAVLATLEPLRADDAPVLVWGEAGVGKRAFARWLHDGRGADAAWIECNAAVDTPGALARLLGTEVPGAEPVVQVGALEAAAGGTLFVRAFARLDHAAQRQIAEAVARGWFVRQGGTQPVPLECRVVVALMRDPDVLVAEGGLDAEAAHTLSAVRVVLPPLRERAVDVPLLATAALPSGRTLSADAIAWLESRDWPGNVRALVDSVRRAAQLTTAAEVTAADLTAAESGAARDARPGARADDRAASPAAAVTTASGTSGTGPAPRTLEAVERAYIADTLQAVGWHQGRAAEALGISPKTLYRKIREYGFVRPSGRTLR
- a CDS encoding PAS domain-containing protein codes for the protein MPTTAALLAAAADTAALLSASGDPALALPAVLGRLGSALEATTVTYAATAADAPAIVWTSPVVADAASSAQFAVSGGAEGIGTLTVQRGQMLADDEQALARTVAGLLGIAHARDRYTRQLEREVTERVREVANQRAFIECVVDSLPVGLYVVDRDYRIHAWNHKRETGLQGVARHDAIGRTIFEVLSRQPADRLRAEFDEVFRSGTLQQFQMESDAFGERRTFRISKIPMRLGSTLVTHVITVGEDITDLRAAFDRRAQTEKLAALGQLAAGVMHEINNPLATISACAESMALQQEMDGAGPPPREMLKIIDLEVERCKKIVNGLLDFSRPKAAGREPIDVSSVVQQGLFLLQHHPRFRRIRLVTELAPPGALLISGDADQLVQVLIALAMNAMDVTPEGKAVTIRTRPDRTPGGAPRALIEVADEGPGVPRHLQAKVFEPFFTTKPPGQGTGLGLAICYGIVNDHGGALELVSPEGSGATFRVSLPMEEA
- a CDS encoding Hsp20 family protein; protein product: MTIHTIPLMPTASSTLSLRRELDRIFDDVFVNRPATAWQPTADAREDSTGFTLTLDVPGVSPDSVEVLAEDSTLTVKGTRPATTLAEGERTLFAERSQGAFLRRFRLPKSADPQAISATYAHGVLSLRIGKLAPAQPRRVPVTVGEAVVQG
- a CDS encoding GGDEF domain-containing response regulator, producing the protein MLIDNDRDEALRSEAALRARWGAEMTVVSAATLAEAIPRLMAADAKSVVDGVVLEWNLADADGVAALAGVRGAAPELPVVVYSRAVCDASAICALRAGALECAHKREVEPGSMARLLAFAFERQRRIAALEAARLDAAHRATHDPLTGLANRTLFLDHLERALALGARYGRKTGVLFVDLDGFKAVNDRHGHAAGDLMLKAVAGRLLESVRRSDAVARIGGDEFVVLLTDVTSRRDLLYVQETILTALAEPVEIASGVVAGGGASIGSAMAPLDGTTAHGLLAAADVHMYREKADGGSSVRATRPRAGSPGATKWSVSGSNR